The Tripterygium wilfordii isolate XIE 37 chromosome 18, ASM1340144v1, whole genome shotgun sequence nucleotide sequence gagtgcGGCGGTGGTACTGTTTGAGCTACAGTGAGAAAGAAATTTAGGGGAGAGAGATATTCAGTTGAAAAGGCAATGAAGATGACAattggggaggagtatattggGAATTTCAGATACTTATGTggcaatatgtaaatattttttttttatttttttccacgtAAACATACATTAACCAATGACCTTTTAATTTAATGCCACGTCAGTGGACTCCTGACCGAACTTAATGCCACATCAGCGAAATTCTGGCCGAGTACCTTTAAAGTCTCATTTTAGAACTTTGGATGATGAcgttgtaacaaaaaatctttaggTGCTAAAAGTGAACCATCGTTATTGATGAAAAGTAGATCTTCTTTTATTTTAGCTTCTAAGAAAAAAAGCTACAAATGCATGATGGTGAATCACGAATCATTGGTGCATTTGGTTAAACGTTTTCCGTCCCAAAAAGGTGAATTGATGACGTGGTTATCTACTCCAACATTATAGTGTGAGTGTGTGACCAAAGGTCTTATAATAAAGTCGTCAGCTTATTTTAACCTCGTTTGGGCCTAATTGGGCCAAATAAAGGAAATGGGCTGAACACGTAGAAGCAACATCTTAATGACCCAATTCATGCCACCACAGGCCCAAATGTCAATTCACGAAGCCTTTTTAATCAGTGAGATAGAGCCGCGGTGCAAGAATGAACAACGGTATATTGGTGTCAAGAAAATAGTttagagaggaagagaaaatgGAGTACAGATGCGTGCAGTGTGGATTTGGGATTAGAACACTGTATGTGCAGTACTCTCCTGGAAACATTCGTCTCATGAGATGTGTAAgccctttcttctcttcttctctctcgtTAATTTCTCAATTCTTCATCCATGATCGATCCCCAAATACTTTTTGCTGTTGGATAGGAGAACTGCAAGGCTGTCGCCGATGAATACATTGAATGTGAAATCATGGTAAAAACCCTTCTGatttatcaaattcaaagctttaattttatattttaaatccATTTTGATAATTACGTCCCTTATTATGAATGCAGATAATTGCAATTGATCTGATTCTTCAGAAGCCAAAAGCCTATAGGAATTTACTGTGTAACGTGCTCAGACCAGAAATTGTCAACTTTGAGGTGCAAAAACTCACTCACCTATTCATTCATTTCGTTGTTGTGTGAATAATTCTATTAAAAATCTAGTTGAAGAAACAATTCTGAAGGATAATTTGCAGTTCCTGTTAATGTTACAAATTTCTTTGAACTTCTCTTATCCTTGTTCCTTACAATTTTTCTGAATATTGGAATCATAGCTTTCTTTAAATGGAGTTTTTAATTATCAGGTGCCTCTATTGTGGTTCCTACCGTCATAAAACCAAATTGGTTTTCGGATATCATAGATACCAATCTCAATCTCTGTTTCACAACTCGTTCCCAAAGTTTCAATGTGTGGCTCTTGAGTTTGATACCTCTATAGTTGTTACAACTTCGAATATCACGTTTATTTTTGTATATAGGTACTATAGTGCTTCTCCTCCATTCATTAGACATCTTATGGATCTTAATAACTTGATTAAATAGCTTAGTTAGTCATTTTATACCTACATCTCCTACTAAATACTAAATAGTTGGTCTTAGCATGTGACTCTAATTCTTAGGTTTTCATCTTTTGTTCTCCTGGTTACAAGGGACATGGTTTGTTGAGACAAACTTTGAATTGGTATTTTGACAATTTTGCAGGGCTCATTGTGGAAGTTATGTGTTGGTTTTctgcttttggatgcttgtaTCCATTTTACTTGGACGATATTCTTGTTTACTCTCTCAAGGCTCTTCATTATTTCTTTAATGAATTGCATCAAGTTTATGGAGTGCACTTAACAATTGAAGACAGAAGTCTGCTTTTGAGGAAAAGCAATGAAGAATGGGGATCATCCTTTAGCTTGTCATCATTAGTATGGACATGTCAAAGGGCAAGCAGATATGATTAATTTTGGCACTTAaattttgaggaatttcaacTTAAACTAACATCTAAGAAATGGAATTTCAGGTGTTGGTGGATGTTGTTGTTGGAAACTTGATGTTTCTTCTTGCATTTTTTGTTGCTACACGAACTTTATGTAATACGTCTCTCACAGTTTCCAGGTAAATATTTTTGTCTCTTTAAGTTATTTGCCACTTTTGGATACTTCTTATTTTGGCAAAAGCAATATTTTGGTTTACGTATCACCACCATCATCTTAAAAACCTgaatttcaagttttcaaccAATTAAGGGTCTACAACTTTAATCCATAAGAAAGTTTGGTTGGAGCCAACTATGTGGATCCTTCTTCACCAATCACCATGTGTTCCTATCAAAAGCTACACGTTCTACTAGTCGTATAGACTCCATGTCTTTCTTATATCTTTCATCCATTTTTTGACCTCTACCCCCCATTTTTAGTTAATTGTGGTAAAATTTGCTCAACTCCTTTTAGTCGTACCAATATCTCTACGCTGAACATGCCAAACTATGTTAAAATGATTTTCTTGCATCTTATTGTCAATTTAATCTGCACCCTGCCCTAGATGAAATAACTTTTATGTTATCATTTCTTTGCATTGGCACATCCAACTCAACTTGCTCATGTTGCTAGATTCATTCTTTGAGCATATTGTCTCTTATCAGCCCAAACTCCATTTATGATTTGGTTTACGcattacaaaatatttttcaGGCCATCTTCTAGTAATTGTTTGCAGCCGTGTCTTGTCAAAGTAGCATTTTTGTGTagaattaataaatgaaatacGATGAACGAGAGTAGAAAAACTAGGAAGAATGAGGAGGATGGTACCACTGTTCATGTGGGAGTAGGTGAAGTTTGATTATGCTCCTTCTGGGGATTTTGAAATTAGTTGAGGCATTATTGAAATGtagtttctcttttatttttttagctaACCATAGTTTGGTCTACATTATCTTGTGGATTGAAATTTCTATTGTTGTTTATCTTGATCTGGGCTATTTGTGTACTTAAATGCTTATGGTGCCTAAAATTTGTCCAGTGTTTCTCAAATTTGAAATCTTACAGGTGCAAAGATCTTTTGCTTGCCATGCTCGTCTCAAGTTACttcaagatttttctttttgccaTGATGGTATGCTTTCTTCATGCTGCTTATTGGAAAATAAATTGTCTTTTTCTACTTTTAGCTTCTATAATCGTCCTGTTGCATTATATTTAATAGAgaaatgttatatttttcatagcGAGAATAAAACATTCTAGCTGCCTGAACTAGTTTGGGATTGAGGCTTTCTCGAGTTGAGTATGCGCTAACTATCATTTTCATTTACAGGTCTGGGAGTTTCCACCATCAGTGGTTTACATTATTGACTTGTATGTTTTATCATCCAACTCCATTGCGTTGAGAGGTTTGATAGCAAGACCTTTTCTGTTatgttttcatctttttttgagAGTTcagttttttgttctttttttgttttcctattGGAGGGGGATTTGAACCTTGAACTAGCAAATCGATAGCACACACCTTTACCTTGAGACCACAATGGAGGTGGTTAAAGGATAAGTTAAAGTGGGTAATGCAGAAATGTGAGGATGATCTTTAGTAGAAATTTGAGGACTTGGAACGTTAGGGTTGAGGTAAACCAGGCAAAATGGAAAACGATATCATCTCTGCTGATAATGTCCAAGCTGCAGAAGCCCTTAACATGATGCATTCACGAGCCCTTTAAGTATATTGTATGGTAACACATTTTCTGCAAACTTTAATTTTCCAAAGAGGTTTGCGAAATGCTGATTTCGATTGGGCAATGCTCATAGCTTCATgaaattctttcttcttctttttttttcccatttcctttttatgtttttggatCTCAATGCATGCCATGATCAGCTTAACTTAGACCCCTCTTGTTATTCAGGAACCTTAGGCATAAAATTTTTATAGCTTGTTTATATAGATCATAATTATGATggcaaattttaaattttttttcctgaccTGACAAAATCTTGTTTATGTTGTGGAACAGTTAGGACAGGGTCGGCCTTGAATCACTGTATAGCAGCCTGCTTCACTGCACATGCCGTAAAATTTTTGGCTCCTGAACTGCTTACATTCAGGTCTTGAAAGCGTTAAAACTTGTTCAAGTGTAAAACATCCTCATTATATCAGCATATCTGACAGTTGTGATATTATTTAGTTGTCCTTTCATGATTAGTGAAACTTTAAGTTTATAGTGGGAAATGCCGAAATGGGAATTGTTTTGCAGAGAAAGGTATCATTCTGTTCTTAAACTGTGCACATATTCTTCCACAGACTGTTATTTGATTATGATTTTCCATACCTGATCACTGAATCCTTgaacaatttcttttttaagTATCTGATTCTGATCTTTACAATATTCCCATTGACACTCACACTTTGCTACAATTATGGTTCATTCTGAGAAGTTCGACTCAACAGAAAATTTTAACCCTAGAACATTAGTTCCGAATGTCAATCGAAGCACTTTAGATGAATTGAACTTTATTTTTATCTGCTAGCATAGGGTTATTCTTTTACCTGTGTTTTATGATCAATCATGCACCTATAGCCCCTAAGTCTACAGGATGGGTTTGTTATCCGATCAATGCTGCGACCTCCGTCACTGATTGAACCGAATGGGTCTGTTCTCCGATCACTGCAGCGACCACCACCACTAATTGCACCGAATGGGATTGTTCTATAATCGGCAATGCAGTCATTGCCCATACTGAACGGGTCTATTAGAGTTTCTATTTCTCTAGGGTTGATAAACTCAACGTCATGAAGAAGCAAGTCGATGGTCATCGCCTATGAAGCAAAGCAGCTCCAGTGAGTCGAGCGAGTGCTTTTGTACTGCTCAGTCAgggaggggctccaattcttTTACTATTGTAGCTACAATTCTCCCCAAAACCATGTTGAATCataggtattttttttttttttgaaaatgatatattagagtttaggtGTTAGGAATTAATattta carries:
- the LOC119983633 gene encoding protein ARV 1-like isoform X2, with translation MEYRCVQCGFGIRTLYVQYSPGNIRLMRCENCKAVADEYIECEIMIIAIDLILQKPKAYRNLLCNVLRPEIVNFEGSLWKLCVGFLLLDAYRSLLLRKSNEEWGSSFSLSSLVLVDVVVGNLMFLLAFFVATRTLCNTSLTVSRCKDLLLAMLVSSYFKIFLFAMMVWEFPPSVVYIIDLYVLSSNSIALRVRTGSALNHCIAACFTAHAVKFLAPELLTFRS
- the LOC119983633 gene encoding protein ARV 1-like isoform X1; this translates as MEYRCVQCGFGIRTLYVQYSPGNIRLMRCENCKAVADEYIECEIMIIAIDLILQKPKAYRNLLCNVLRPEIVNFEGSLWKLCVGFLLLDAYRSLLLRKSNEEWGSSFSLSSLVWTCQRVLVDVVVGNLMFLLAFFVATRTLCNTSLTVSRCKDLLLAMLVSSYFKIFLFAMMVWEFPPSVVYIIDLYVLSSNSIALRVRTGSALNHCIAACFTAHAVKFLAPELLTFRS